One genomic segment of Chelonia mydas isolate rCheMyd1 chromosome 1, rCheMyd1.pri.v2, whole genome shotgun sequence includes these proteins:
- the LOC119565164 gene encoding olfactory receptor 51G2-like, translating to MSAVNDTKIKSVIFLLTGLPVHGDTHLWISIPFCFMYVISIVGNSVILFIIKTDPALHEPMYIFLSMLAITDLALSITTIPTILGIYLFKSREISLDACLAQLFFIHLLQYIESSVLLLMAFDRFIAIHNPLRYTSILTLPRIAKMGLVSVLRAMVLILPLPFLLKWFRYCHANVLSHSYCLYQEVMKMACSDITVHSIYGLFTKLFQMGLDSLLIFLSYVMILKTVLSIASHEECLRALNTCVSHLCALLLFYTPEISLSVIHRFGKGSSPLLQILLGYMSLLLPPLMNPIVYSVRCKHLRVRIIRLFIK from the coding sequence atgtcagctgtcaatgaCACCAAAATAAAATCTGTAATATTCCTTCTCACTGGGCTACCGGTTCATGGAGATACACATCTCTggatctctatccccttctgcttCATGTATGTTATTTCCATagtaggaaattcagtcattctgttcattataaaaacagatccagccctccatgagcccatgtacattttcctctCCATGTTGGCCATCACAGACCTTGCCTTATCGATAACCACCATACCAACGATACTGGGCATATATTTGTTTAAATCTAGGGAAATCAGCCTCGATGCCTGTTTAGCCCAACTCTTCTTCATCCATTTGCTTCAATACATTGAATCCTCTGTGCTGTTGTTGATGGCCTTTGACCGCTTCATTGCGATCCATAACCCACTGAGATATACCTCCATCTTAACCCTGCCGAGAATAGCCAAGATGGGACTGGTGTCTGTGCTAAGAGCGATGGTCCTAATACTTCCACTTCCCTTTCTCTTGAAATGGTTCCGATACTGTCATGCCaatgtcctctcccattcctactgCCTGTACCAGGAGGTCATGAAGATGGCTTGTTCAGATATCACAGTCCACAGCATCTATGGATTGTTTACTAAACTCTTCCAGATGGGGCTGGACTCACTGCTTATTTTcctctcttatgtgatgatcctcAAAACAGTGCTGAGCATCGCGTCCCACGAGGAGTGCCTGAGGGCCCTGAACACCTGCGTCTCCCATCTCTGCGCCCTCCTGCTCTTCTACACACCAGAGATCAGCTTGTCTGTGATACACAGATTTGGGAAGGGCTCTTCTCCCTTACTTCAGATTCTCCTGGGCTACATGTCCCTGCTTCTCCCACCGCTGATGAACCCAATTGTGTACAGCGTGAGATGCAAACACCTTCGTGTGAGGATAATCAGGCTGTTCATCAAGTGA